GATTCTGGCCGTCACGTTCACCAACAAGGCGGCCGGCGAAATGCAGGAACGGGCAGCCAGCCTGCTCGGCAAACGACGCAAAGGCGACAAGCGGCCCGAAATCTCGACCTTTCACTCGCTCTGCGTGCGGATTCTCAAGCGGCACATCACGCGGCTCGGCTACCCGGCACAGTTCGCCATCTACGACCGCGGCGACCAGGAAAGCTTGGCCCGCGCGGCGCTGCGCGACATTCGCGTGGACGGCGCCGTGCTGCGGCCCAGCGACCTGATCAATATCATCAGCCGCTGGAAAACGGCGGCCATCCGCCCGAATGAGGCCGCCGCCGTCGCGGCCAGCGACAAAGAACACCTGGCGGCCATGGCCTATCGCCGCTATCAACGCTCCCTCAAAAACGCCGGGGCCGTCGATTTCGACGACCTGTTGCTCTGCACCGAAGAGCTTTTCGCCACCCAGCCCGACGTGCTGGCCGCCGAGGCCGGCCGCTTCGACCATCTGCTGATCGACGAATACCAGGACACCAACGGCGCCCAGTATCGCATCGTGAAGGCGCTGGCCGCGCCGCACCGCAACCTGTGCGTGGTGGGCGACGACGACCAGTCGATCTACGGCTGGCGCGGGGCCGAGGTGGCCCACATCCTGCGGTTCAAGCGCGATTGGCCCGACGCCAAAGTCGTGCGGCTGGAAGAAAACTATCGCTCGATCGGCGCCATCCTGCAGATGGCCAACACGCTCATCGCCTTCAACCGCCAGCGGCACGACAAAGTGCTGCGGGCATTCCGCGAAGAAGGCGAGCGGCCCCGCATGTTGCAATATCCCGACGAAACGGCCGAAGCGAACCAGGTGATCGAAGAGATCAACTCGCAGATTTTTCGCCGCATCGCCCAGCCGCGCGACTTCGCCATTCTGTTCCGCACCAACGAGCAGCCGCGGGCCTTCGAGCAGGAGTTGCGCCGGGCGAAGCTGCCCTACACGCTGATCGGCGGCATGTCGTTCTACGACCGCAAGGAAGTGCGCGACATCCTGGCTTACCTGCGGGTGCTGGTGCATCCGCGCGACGAAGTGTCGCTGTTGCGGATCATCAACACGCCTGCCCGCGGCATCGGCCAGCGCGCGGTCGAGACGCTGCTGGCACGGGCGGTCTCGCAGGGTCGGCCGCTGTGGGAAATTCTGCCGGAAGCGAACCGGATCGAGGGCCTGCCCGACGCCGCCGTGAAGGCCGTCGGCGAGTTCCGCCGCTTCGTGGAAACGTTTCGAGAGCGGCTCGAGCGGGAGTCGCCGGTCGATGTGGCCGCCAGCCTGGTTCACACCGTCGGCTATCAGGACGAGATCAACCGGCAATATAAGGAGCCGGCGGAACAGTTGGCACGGTGGAACACAGTGGAAGAAGTCATCAACTCGCTGGCCGGCTATCAGCAACGGGCGGAGGAGCCGACGTTGGCCGGCTTTTTGGACGACGTGGCGTTGGTGGGCCGCGACGACCAGCAAGACAAGGAGTCGCAGCTTGCCAAGAACGCCGTCGTGCTGATGACCTTGCACAGCGCCAAGGGCCTGGAGTTTCCGCAGGTCTACCTGGTGGGCATGGAGGAGGGCCTCTTGCCGCACCACCGCTCGGTTGATGCCGAAGGGGCGGCGATCGATGAAGAGCGGCGGCTGTGCTACGTGGGCGTGACGCGGGCCAAGGACCGGCTGACGCTGACGATGGCCTTGAACCGCAACAAATGGGGCAAGAGCCGGCCCACCATTCCCAGCCGCTTTTTGTTCGAGTTGCTGGGCAAGGCCGATCGCGCGCATTCGGCAAAACCGCCGCACGCGCAGCAAGAAAAGCCACGGACGAGACCGACGCGGACCCGCCGCTGAGTGTGAGGCGAAGAACTCTTGCAGCGGTTCCGGGTCCGTCATTTGCCGGCGGCGGGCAGCCGCCGCTTCAACGCCTTGATGGACCGCCGAAAGCTTCGCTCGACCGTGTCGGGCGACCAACCCAGCCGGCGCGCGATCTCCGCCAACGGCAGGCCGTCGAAACAATGCCATTTGACGATGTTCCGCTCGTCGGCCGGCAACTCCAGCAGCGAAGAACTTCAGCATCATCGGCAGATAACTGGCGAGCAAGGCCTCATGCGCCTCCCGCGAGCCATGCGCCTGATTGAGCAGCGACTGCCGCTCGTTCGTAAGCTCTTCGAGGCTCAGTCCGCTCCACCACCCATTCCGTCCCCACGTATCGCCAGCGCGATTCGACTCCGCCATGGAATATCCTCCTGTGAAAGTTGAAACCGGTCAGTGCCTTACTGACTGTGCCCTGGCTTCAATCCACGGCCGGAGCCGTGGCCTTATTGGAAATGGGCCCGCGGGCACGCAAACGTGCCCTTGAGATTAGCCCTTGCGTGGCGGAAGTCCGATATTGGCACTCCAGCGCCGCTACGCGGCGGATACGGAAGCCGCACAACACCAAAAAATCCGAGCGAGGCACCGACGAACACTCGGCGCTTCAGCGACAGTTTTGTTCCGTGGCCGCGGCGCGGCCCGAGATCATTACGACGTCTTTGCGTCGTAGTGCCCAACCAGCGCGATAAACGCGTCTTCCAACGTCGGCTCTTGGCGCTCGTCGCGGCGGACGCGCTGCTTCAGATCGTCGGGCGATCCCTCGGCGATGACGTGTCCCTGATAAATCAGGCCGATGCGGTCGCAATACTCGGCCTCGTCCATGAAATGCGTCGTGATCATCGCCGTCACGCCACGCTCGACCATGGCGTTGATGTGCGACCAGAAGTCGCGCCGCGTGAGCGGATCGACGCCGGAAGTCGGCTCGTCGAGAAACAAAACAGGCGGATCGTGCATCACCGCGCAGGCCAATGCCAGCCGTTGCTTGAACCCCAGCGGCAAGGCGCCCGCGTTCACTTCCAGATAGTCTTCCAGGCCGAACGTCTCGATCATGCGGTCGATCGTTTCGCCGCGGCGACGCCTGGGCACGCCATAGACGCCCGCGAAAAAGCGGAGGTTCTGTCGCAGGCTGAGGTCGCCGTAGAGCGAGAACTTTTGGGCCATGTAGCCAAGCCGCGACCGCGCGGCGCCGCCTGCCCGATACAAGTCGGCGCCGGCGACTTCCGCCGAGCCCGCGGTGGGTTTGAGCAGGCCGCACATCATCTTGAACGTGGTCGACTTGCCGGCCCCGTTCGGCCCCAGCA
This genomic interval from Pirellulales bacterium contains the following:
- a CDS encoding sigma factor-like helix-turn-helix DNA-binding protein, whose product is MPADERNIVKWHCFDGLPLAEIARRLGWSPDTVERSFRRSIKALKRRLPAAGK
- a CDS encoding UvrD-helicase domain-containing protein, whose protein sequence is MNGLNAAQQDAVSTLSGPLLVLAGAGTGKTRVVTFRIAALIKHRVSPERILAVTFTNKAAGEMQERAASLLGKRRKGDKRPEISTFHSLCVRILKRHITRLGYPAQFAIYDRGDQESLARAALRDIRVDGAVLRPSDLINIISRWKTAAIRPNEAAAVAASDKEHLAAMAYRRYQRSLKNAGAVDFDDLLLCTEELFATQPDVLAAEAGRFDHLLIDEYQDTNGAQYRIVKALAAPHRNLCVVGDDDQSIYGWRGAEVAHILRFKRDWPDAKVVRLEENYRSIGAILQMANTLIAFNRQRHDKVLRAFREEGERPRMLQYPDETAEANQVIEEINSQIFRRIAQPRDFAILFRTNEQPRAFEQELRRAKLPYTLIGGMSFYDRKEVRDILAYLRVLVHPRDEVSLLRIINTPARGIGQRAVETLLARAVSQGRPLWEILPEANRIEGLPDAAVKAVGEFRRFVETFRERLERESPVDVAASLVHTVGYQDEINRQYKEPAEQLARWNTVEEVINSLAGYQQRAEEPTLAGFLDDVALVGRDDQQDKESQLAKNAVVLMTLHSAKGLEFPQVYLVGMEEGLLPHHRSVDAEGAAIDEERRLCYVGVTRAKDRLTLTMALNRNKWGKSRPTIPSRFLFELLGKADRAHSAKPPHAQQEKPRTRPTRTRR